In one window of Gossypium arboreum isolate Shixiya-1 chromosome 4, ASM2569848v2, whole genome shotgun sequence DNA:
- the LOC108457734 gene encoding transcription factor SRM1-like yields the protein MTVEEADSSSKWSREQDKAFENALATYPEDSSDRWEKIAADVPGKTLEEIKEHYELLEDDVNRIESGCVPLPPYNSSESSAGDEGAGKKGSSHSGNCNSESNHGSKNSRSDQERRKGIAWTEDEHRLFLLGLDKYGKGDWRSISRNFVVTRTPTQVASHAQKYFIRLNSMNKDRRRSSIHDITSVGNGDVSAPQGPITGQSNGTASGGSAAKSTKQPPGHSVAPPGISVHGVPTMGQPIGPLISAVGTPVNLPTPAHMAYGVRATLPGAVVPGAPVTYPMPHTSAHR from the exons ATGACCGTGGAGGAAGCCGATAGCAGCTCCAAGTGGAGTAGGGAGCAAGATAAGGCATTTGAGAATGCTCTTGCAACTTATCCTGAGGACTCTTCAGATCGATGGGAGAAAATTGCAGCTGATGTACCTGGAAAAACTTTGGAAGAGATTAAAGAACACTATGAGCTTCTAGAGGATGATGTTAACCGGATTGAATCTGGTTGTGTGCCTCTGCCGCCATATAATTCTTCCGAGAGTTCAGCAGGAGATGAAGGAGCTGGTAAGAAGGGGAGCAGCCATTCAGGGAATTGTAACAGTGAGTCAAATCATGGGAGTAAAAATTCAAGGTCAGATCAAGAACGTCGGAAGGGGATTGCTTGGACAGAGGATGAGCACAG GTTATTTCTTCTTGGTCTGGATAAATACGGGAAAGGTGACTGGCGAAGCATATCCCGGAACTTTGTGGTCACAAGAACGCCAACACAAGTAGCAAGTCATGCGCAAAAATATTTCATTAGATTGAACTCAATGAACAAAGATCGAAGGCGATCTAGCATCCATGACATTACCAGTGTTGGCAATGGGGATGTTTCAGCACCCCAAGGTCCGATCACTGGTCAATCAAATGGCACCGCATCCGGGGGTTCTGCAGCAAAATCAACCAAACAGCCGCCCGGACATTCTGTTGCACCACCCGGTATCAGTGTGCATGGAGTTCCAACTATGGGGCAACCAATAGGTCCCCTCATCTCAGCAGTTGGCACGCCAGTGAACCTTCCTACTCCGGCACATATGGCTTACGGAGTCAGAGCAACATTACCAGGAGCAGTGGTTCCAGGTGCACCCGTGACATACCCTATGCCGCATACATCTGCTCATAGGTAA
- the LOC108458242 gene encoding uncharacterized protein LOC108458242 — protein MGSLSGIIQRPLAAAAAVAVASVSADFSVKLPSWDTCSTSEQIRTSISSSLPEPKSSFVDHISASKLANFSFVTRIRVPIPSVKFPVPNSGRDFVPKSSSIASSPVLVNLYKSAELSKASKPVAFKHNIPTSSPDVLYRWHLPEPSAIDVSGNSDCSTAKSRTAVVLLGWLGSKQKHLKKYADWYTSRGYHVITFTFPMIDIINYQDGGKAEKNVDMLVNHLADWLEDEYGENLVFHTFSNTGWLTYGVILEKFQKQDPSLMGRIRGCIVDSAPVAALDPQVWASGFSAAFLKKHSVATKGFPGSVEPGMGTLIGKKEVSEPKPALTEAALLVVLEKFFGVVLNFPGVNRRLSNVVGLLSSGQPTCPQLYIYSSADRVIPAKRVESFMEEQKRSGREVRACNFVSTPHVDHFRNDPKLYTSQLSRFLEDCVHTCCKDS, from the exons ATGGGTTCCTTGTCAGGAATCATTCAACGTCCTCTAGCAGCCGCTGCTGCGGTGGCCGTGGCTTCGGTCTCTGCCGATTTTAGTGTTAAGCTTCCATCGTGGGATACTTGTTCAACCTCTGAACAAATTCGAACTTCAATATCTAGTTCCTTACCGGAGCCCAAGTCCTCATTTGTGGATCATATATCAGCTTCTAAGCTTGCAAACTTCTCTTTTGTTACTAGAATCCGAGTGCCTATCCCTAGTGTTAAGTTTCCGGTTCCAAATTCAGGCCGGGATTTTGTTCCCAAAAGCTCTTCTATTGCTTCATCTCCGGTGCTGGTTAATTTATACAAGTCAGCTGAGTTATCTAAAGCATCAAAGCCTGTTGCATTTAAACACAACATCCCTACCTCATCCCCTGATGTTTTATACAGATGGCATTTGCCAGAGCCATCTGCCATTGATGTTTCTGGGAACTCTGATTGCTCGACAGCTAAGTCTCGCACAGCTGTAGTCTTATTAGGATGGTTGGGGTCTAAGCAGAAACATCTCAAGAAATATGCAGATTGGTATACCTCCAGAGGCTATCATGTCATTACCTTCACCTTTCCAATGATTGATATTATCAATTATCAAGATGGTGGGAAAGCTGAGAAGAACGTCGACATGCTTGTTAATCACTTGGCTGATTGGCTTGAAGACGAGTATGGGGAAAACCTGGTTTTTCACACTTTTAGCAATACTGGCTGGTTAAC ATATGGAGTTATTCTTGAGAAGTTTCAGAAGCAGGATCCTTCCTTAATGGGAAGGATAAGAGGTTGCATTGTGGATTCAGCCCCTGTTGCAGCCCTTGACCCTCAG GTCTGGGCTTCAGGTTTCTCAGCCGCTTTTCTGAAGAAACATAGTGTTGCAACAAAAGGATTTCCAGGATCAGTTGAACCTGGTATGGGGACATTAATCGGCAAAAAAGAAGTCTCAGAACCGAAGCCTGCACTAACTGAAGCTGCTTTGCTGGTGGTCCTGGAGAAGTTCTTTGGGGTGGTTTTGAATTTTCCTGGTGTTAACAG GAGGCTTTCCAATGTAGTAGGCTTGCTGTCATCTGGACAACCTACCTGTCCACAGTTATATATCTATAGCTCTGCGGATCGAGTCATCCCTGCCAAACGGGTGGAATCGTTTATGGAGGAGCAGAAGAGATCCGGGCGTGAGGTTCGGGCATGCAACTTCGTGTCCACACCTCATGTTGATCATTTTAGAAATGACCCAAAACTGTATACAAGTCAGCTCAGCCGGTTTTTGGAGGACTGTGTGCATACTTGTTGCAAAGATTCTTAA
- the LOC108458311 gene encoding FAD synthetase 2, chloroplastic has translation MLACGGSRISHQNLGSRFCSTGIFHLSSLSVNLPSSAAATVAAIVDNNSHNPRFHPRFVSSSSLQSKSPGDIPFPPDSFSQREDDHEKPSEALSSVAGGIVALGKFDALHIGHRELAIQASKVGTPYLLSFVGMAEVLGWDPRPPVVAQCDRERVLSSWAPYCGNVAPKEFQVQFMSVRHLSPRQFVEKLARELGVCGVVAGENYRFGYKAAGDASELVRLCDEFGMGAYIINSVMDRHQDARNMNRLDLKDRGQVSSTRVRQALAEGDMKYVSELLGRPHRLLLTIKDWESLTSTASTRRMSAPRSSLLNLPPKDGFYENCSLLFGEQNAVTCRVSIDTSHIHLEMDRVDFCDNDYSQKSQVLCIEFGELKS, from the exons ATGTTGGCTTGTGGCGGCTCTCGCATCTCTCATCAAAATTTGGGTTCACGATTTTGCTCCACCGGAATCTTTCACCTTTCTTCTCTCTCGGTTAATCTTCCCTCCTCCGCCGCCGCCACCGTCGCCGCGATTGTAGATAATAATTCTCATAATCCTCGATTTCATCCTCGATTTGTTTCTTCCTCTAGTCTTCAATCCAAATCCCCCGGCGACATTCCTTTTCCCCCCGACTCCTTCAG CCAACGAGAAGACGATCATGAGAAGCCCTCTGAAGCACTATCCTCAGTGGCAG GAGGGATAGTGGCATTGGGAAAATTTGATGCTCTTCACATTGGTCATAGAGAACTTGCAATTCAAGCATCAAAGGTTGGAACCCCATACCTTTTGTCATTTGTAGGAATGGCTGAAGTTCTTGGTTGGGACCCTAG GCCACCCGTAGTTGCACAATGTGATCGTGAGCGTGTTCTTTCCTCTTGGGCTCCATATTGTGGTAATGTGGCTCCCAAGGAATTCCAGGTACAGTTTATGAGCGTTAGGCATCTTAGTCCGAGGCAGTTTGTAGAGAAGTTAGCAAGGGAGCTCGGAGTTTGTGGAGTTGTGGCAG GTGAAAACTATCGCTTTGGCTATAAAGCTGCTGGTGATGCCTCAGAATTGGTGAGACTCTGTGATGAGTTTGGTATGGGTGCTTACATAATAAATTCTGTCATGGACAGGCACCAAGATGCAAGAAATATGAACCGTTTAGATTTAAAAGACAGGGGGCAAGTATCATCTACTCGTGTTCGGCAGGCTTTAGCTGAAGGTGACATGAAATATGTGTCAGAGCTTCTAGGCCGCCCGCATCGTTTATTATTGACGATTAAAGACTGGGAAAGCTTAACTAGTACTGCTAGTACACGAAGGATGTCAGCACCAAGATCTTCTTTGCTAAATCTACCACCAAAAGATGGTTTTTACGAGAACTGTTCTCTTTTATTTGGAGAACAAAATGCAGTAACATGTAGGGTGTCTATTGACACGTCGCATATCCATCTAGAGATGGATCGGGTAGATTTTTGTGATAATGACTATTCTCAAAAATCACAGGTCTTGTGTATTGAATTTGGTGAATTAAAGAGTTAA